A window of Gimesia sp. genomic DNA:
TGGATCCACACTGAAACTCGGCACCAGCAGAAGCCTGCTGATTATTCTCTTTGGCGATTTCGATCATGTCTTCTGCAAAGTCGATGCCCTGCGCCTGCCAGCCTTTCTGTGAAGCTTCAATTGCCAGCTGACCGGTACCGCAGCCCACGTCCAGCAATGCGGAACCAGCAGGATATTTCTTCATGGTTTCGAACACAGCCTGATGGCGGTTATGAATCGTGCTGTAGACTTCGTCCTCCGTTTTGGCCTGCCAGGCTTTGGCGTGTGATTTGAAGAAACGGTAAGTCTGATCCTGCTGCGCTTGTAATGTCATAATCGTATCCTGTTCGATTTACTGGTCCGATCGCCCCACGGATGACTCCGGCAGCGATTTGAGATTCTGTTAGCGGTTGGCTTAGTTCTTCCAGGTATGAGTTCAACGAAATTTCAGATAAAGTTCCGGTCTCGGTCAGGCAGCGCTCTGATGTGATCCAGACTCGATGGCCTGGATCACGACTTCTGCAATCCGCTGAGGGCAGTTACCATCACAGTTCCAGGCCTCGCGGATCTGTTTTCCTCTTTCCTCTTGCGCCTGTCTCGTTTCTTTCTGTATTGCCTTTAACGTTTCCACGCCTTCCTCAACCGTGATGGACAGGCTGCTCCAGTCATACAGGCTCAACGGAATCGCGTGTGTCGAATAATCGCGATCGGTATGAAACAGGGCGACCTGCCTGCCCAGTAACGCGGCTTCTACAGCGACCGTTGATTTGTGAGTGATCAACGCATCGCAACTGTCGATGGCGACCGGTAAAGCCGTTTTGTCATCGACAAATGCGGACGAGCCCAACCGGGCGATCACGTTGTCCGCCAGTCGGGTGTCGCCGTTCGGATGCGGCCGGAGTGCGATTTTGAGTTCGGGTTTGTCGGGCAGTACCCGTTCCAGGCTGCCGACAATCAGTTCTTCTTTTTCATCCCAGACCGGCTTCATGGCAAACAGCGCCAGCAGATCTTCAGAACCAATTCCGTGTGCTTTGCGCCAGTCTGCGGCCTGGCTGGTGTTTTCTGAAAACTGGTGTACCCAGTCAAAATTTGGATTGCCGGTAACCCGCAAGGCTTCCGGTCGGATACCACGCCGAATCAGGTTGTCGGCTGCCTGCTGAAAAGGAACACAGACATAGTCGGCGGGAATATCGTTATGGGATCCCAGACCAAACAGATCGAGAACACCGACAGAAGGGACGCCCCGTTCGGCAGCAACCTGGATCGAAGCGAGTTCGGCCCGTGGCGAATTCGTCGTCAGCACAACATCCGGCTGTAAGGCGTCAAAAAAACGACGCATCGGTCCGCGGGGGAGAAACGCCTGTCTGCCTTGCTGTTGGAAGGCCTCGCGGGCACCCTCTTCGCCCAGCTGATCTTCCAGATCGGCGTAGGATAATCCCAGGTAGGCGATCGATTCTTCCAGCGAATTGACCTTACCCGGCTGATGCATTTCGCCTGCCAGACGGGCACCGTGATTGCGGGCCCGTTCTTCATCCGACCTCAGAATGTCTTTAAAGCCCAGGGGAGAAAACCCAGCATTCCGCAGCGCAGCGGCTGCGGTGGTCAGCCCGACAACCTGCACGTCATAGCCAACCGACTGCAGGTATTTGAGCACGGGGATCAGCATGAGCACATGCCCGCCTCCATAGCTGACTGCGAGAACTCGTCTGGATTGTGTGGGGCCAGGAAGCATAAATAAGCTAAATCTATCCGAATTTTATGACTGTAATCGAGTAATCTAACCCGGTTTGCGAACTGTCGGATTAACTTTGATCTGCTTAATTCTGTCAAGACGAATTCCGGTCAGGCAGTCAATCGAGCTGCTTCTGACTGAGTGTTCAGGTGTGGGGTAGGTTTTGGCAACTTTTTCACTTTTCCACGTTAATATTCGGTTTGGGAGCGAAAATTGCTCTTCCGCAATCAGCCGACAATGTCGAGAATACGCGACCCGGATGGGATCCGGTAAAAATACGTGAACAGTAGCAGCAGACGAAAGGATTCGTAATGTGTGGGATTATCGGTGGGTATGATCGTGAGCGACGCCCATTCGGAACTGCATTAGCGGAACAGGCATGTGAACGGATGCGGCATCGAGGCCCCGATGATCGGGGCTGGTTCGAAGCAGAGGGCATGCTCGTCGGCAATCAGCGCCTCTCGATCCTCGATCTCGCGGGCGGACACCAGCCCATGTTTTCCGACGATCGGCAGATCGTCGTCGTGCAGAATGGTGAGATCTATAATTTCAAAGAGCTGGCCCAGGGACTGCACTGCAAAACCACCTGCGATACCGAAGTCATTCTGCGCCTCTACGAACGGGACGGGGAAGCTTTTGTCAAACAGCTGAACGGCATGTTCTCGATTGCCATCCTCGATCTGCGCAAACAGAGTCTGTTGCTCTACCGGGACCGCATTGGGCAGAAACCACTCTATTTATATGACGATGGCAAGCGACTGATGTTTGCCTCGGAAATCAAATCCCTGTTTGCGATGGGCGTCAAAGCCGAAATGAACTGGGAAGGTTTCGATGCCTACCTGACCTACAATTTCGTGCCGCCGCCAATCACACTCTATCAGAACATCACCCATCTCATGCCCGGGCAGATGCTCAAGATCAGTCCGCAGGGAACCGAACAGAGTTGCTGGTGGAACCTGGCTGACAGCCCCGTTGAGTGTCGTACGGAAGAATCCTGGTGCGAAGAAATTATTGAAACCTTACGGTCGGCGGTACAGATCCGCCTGCGGGCCGATGTACCTCTCGGTGCATTTCTCTCGGGTGGCATCGACAGTTCTTCAGTCGTCTCGTTAATGAGTCGCGAACTGCCTCATCCCGTACAGACTTTCTGTATCGGCTTTAACGATCCCCGTTTTGATGAATCCATTTATGCCCGGGAAGTGGCAGAGCTCTGCGGTACCAGTCATACCTGTGAAGTATTGAATCCCAACCTGACTGCCAGCTGGCCGTTGACCGTCTATCACAATGACCAGCCGCACGGCGATGTCTCATTCATGCCGACACACCGCGTCAGTTCACTGGCCCGCAGGTCGGTTAAAGTGGTGCTGACCGGAGATGGCAGCGACGAATTGTTCGCCGGTTACGACGTGCATCGCAATTTCTTCGCCGGACAGGACCTCACACTCCCTCGCGAACAGATCGAAAATGCGTATATCAGTGCGATCAGCCTGTTTCGTCCTTCGGAAAAACGGTCCCTGTATACCAGCGAAACAAGTCAAAAGCTCGCCTCCGCCGATGCGTCACAGTATGCCCGTACGCATCTGGCCGAGTTCCGACATCTGGATCCGATCAGCCAGGCCCTGGCCCTCGATACCAAACTGCTGCTACCCGGAAACAACCTGGTTAAACCCGACAAAATGGCGATGGCAGTCTCGCTCGAACCGCGGGCACCGTACCTCGATTATCGGATGGTTAACCTCGCCTTCCGGATACCCGGTGCCTTGAAGCTCCGCAATGGTATGACCAAATCGATCCTGAAAAAAGCCTGCGAAAAAATACTGCCCCAGAGCATTATTTACCGTAAAAAACAGATGTTTACAGTTCCCATTGGCGAATGGTTCAAACGGGAGCTGGCCCCCTTTGTGAATGAAGTTCTGCTCTCGCCACGTTCGCTGGAGCGGGGAATCTTTCAGCCGGATCGCGTCGGCGAAATGATCCGCGATCACCAGTCGGGGCGGATGAATCACACGCGCACGCTGCGGGCGCTGCTCGCGTTCGAAATCTGGCAGCGCACTTTTATTGATACCATGTTCGATCATGCACCGACGTATGCAGAACTGGGTATCCAGAGTTCGGTCGAGCTGGAGGCGGTGCCCAAACAGGCCGCTTGATTCTCGTATTCAAACACCATTATTTCGGAACAGGTCAGACTCATGGATGAGCAACGCCTATCACAATCAACGAGTCACTCTGCTGCC
This region includes:
- the asnB gene encoding asparagine synthase (glutamine-hydrolyzing) codes for the protein MCGIIGGYDRERRPFGTALAEQACERMRHRGPDDRGWFEAEGMLVGNQRLSILDLAGGHQPMFSDDRQIVVVQNGEIYNFKELAQGLHCKTTCDTEVILRLYERDGEAFVKQLNGMFSIAILDLRKQSLLLYRDRIGQKPLYLYDDGKRLMFASEIKSLFAMGVKAEMNWEGFDAYLTYNFVPPPITLYQNITHLMPGQMLKISPQGTEQSCWWNLADSPVECRTEESWCEEIIETLRSAVQIRLRADVPLGAFLSGGIDSSSVVSLMSRELPHPVQTFCIGFNDPRFDESIYAREVAELCGTSHTCEVLNPNLTASWPLTVYHNDQPHGDVSFMPTHRVSSLARRSVKVVLTGDGSDELFAGYDVHRNFFAGQDLTLPREQIENAYISAISLFRPSEKRSLYTSETSQKLASADASQYARTHLAEFRHLDPISQALALDTKLLLPGNNLVKPDKMAMAVSLEPRAPYLDYRMVNLAFRIPGALKLRNGMTKSILKKACEKILPQSIIYRKKQMFTVPIGEWFKRELAPFVNEVLLSPRSLERGIFQPDRVGEMIRDHQSGRMNHTRTLRALLAFEIWQRTFIDTMFDHAPTYAELGIQSSVELEAVPKQAA